The Halorubrum salinarum genome segment CGATGTCGCCGAGCCGCGAGTCCGACAGGAGCACTGCTTCCGTCTCCTCAACGGGGACGGAGAGGCCCATCTCCTTCGTCCGGCCGTAGCGGCCCTTCGAGACGACGACGGCGTTGACGATCCCGAGCATGTCGAGCTCGCTGATGAGGTCGGTGACCCGTCGCTGGGTTAAGACGTCGGCGTCGATCTCCTCGCAGAGGCGCTTGTAGATGTTGAACACCTCGCCCGTGTTGATGTTGTGGACGCCGTTCTTTTCGAGGAGGATAACGGCGAACAGGACGATCTTGCTCTGCGTCGGGAGGGTGCGGACGACCTCGACGACGCGGTCGAGCTCGATCTTGTCCTGGGCCTGTCGGACGTGTTTCTCCGCGACGATCTCGGCCTGCGAGCGCTCGGCGAGCTCGCCGGCGGTCCGGAGGAGGTCGAGGGCGCGTCGGGCGTCGCCGTGTTCCTGTGCGGCGAAGGCGGCACAGAGGGGGATCACGTCGTCGGTGAGCGCGTCGGGCTTGAACGCGGTGTCGGCGCGGTGCTGGAGGATGTCGCGGAGCTGGTTGGCGTCGTACGGCGGGAAGACGATCTCCTCCTCGCCGAGGCTCGACTTGACGCGGGGGTCGAGGAAGTCGGTGAACTTCAGGTCGTTCGAGATGCCCATGATCGAGATGCGCGAGCGGTCGAGCTCGGAGTTCATCCGGGAGAGGTTATAGAGGGTGTCGTCGCCGCTCTTCTCGACGAGCTTGTCGATCTCGTCGAGCATGATCACGACCACGCGCTCGTGGTAGTCGACCGCCTCGAAGAACGTCGAGTAGACGCGGTCGGTGGGCCACCCCGTCATCGGCACTTCCTCCATCTCGTCGGCGTCAGCTTCGAGCTCGTCGATGCGGTCGTCGAGCTCGTCGACGGAGTCGAACTCGGTGTCGGCGAGGGCGGCGGCCGGGTCGCGCCCGGTGGTCTCCGCGGCGTCTGTCGCGTCGGCGCGGAGCCCCTCCAGTCGCTCTAACCGGTCGGCGATCACCGCCTGGTTCTCCTCGATGAACGTGTTCGCGAGCTGAGCGAGGACGCGGTACTGCGTGTCGGTCACCTCGCAGTTGATGTACTCGACCTCGCAGGGCACGTCGTACTTCTGGGAGGTGGACTCGAGCTCCTGGGAGACGAACTTCGCCGAGGCGGTCTTCCCGGTCCCCGTCTTCCCGTAGATGAGGATGTTCGAGGGGGTCTCGCCGCGGAGCGCGGAGACGAGGATGGTCGCCATCCGGTTGATCTGGTCGTTGCGGTGGGGGAGCTCGTGCGGCGTGTACGAGGGGCGGAGGACCTCTTTGTTCTCGAATATCGGTTCGCCGGAGAGGAGGTCGTCGAACAGTCCCTGGTTATCGTCGTCGTCGTCGAGGACGACCCCGTCGAAGTCGACGTCCGGCGACGACCGGTCGCGGCCGCCGTTGTCGAGCCCCGCCGTTTCGGGTCGAGCGTCGGTCGAGAGGGAGGCCGCGTCGGGGTCCGACTCGGCGTCCGAGACGCCGAAATCCGATCCCGCGTCGGCGCCGGAACCGGACCCGGCCGGAGAGTCGGGGTCGAAGTCGTCGATATCGGGGGACTCAGACCCGTCGTCCTCGGACCCGGCGGTTCCAGAGCCCGAGGCCGCGAAGTCGTCGGGGTCGGGCGTCGAAGAGCGGTTCGACGGCGGGTCATCGGAGTCGCCGCTATGGTCCGATTCGTC includes the following:
- a CDS encoding Cdc6/Cdc18 family protein; its protein translation is MDEGDHTPRADGGIDPDDGDESDHSGDSDDPPSNRSSTPDPDDFAASGSGTAGSEDDGSESPDIDDFDPDSPAGSGSGADAGSDFGVSDAESDPDAASLSTDARPETAGLDNGGRDRSSPDVDFDGVVLDDDDDNQGLFDDLLSGEPIFENKEVLRPSYTPHELPHRNDQINRMATILVSALRGETPSNILIYGKTGTGKTASAKFVSQELESTSQKYDVPCEVEYINCEVTDTQYRVLAQLANTFIEENQAVIADRLERLEGLRADATDAAETTGRDPAAALADTEFDSVDELDDRIDELEADADEMEEVPMTGWPTDRVYSTFFEAVDYHERVVVIMLDEIDKLVEKSGDDTLYNLSRMNSELDRSRISIMGISNDLKFTDFLDPRVKSSLGEEEIVFPPYDANQLRDILQHRADTAFKPDALTDDVIPLCAAFAAQEHGDARRALDLLRTAGELAERSQAEIVAEKHVRQAQDKIELDRVVEVVRTLPTQSKIVLFAVILLEKNGVHNINTGEVFNIYKRLCEEIDADVLTQRRVTDLISELDMLGIVNAVVVSKGRYGRTKEMGLSVPVEETEAVLLSDSRLGDIENAQPFVQARFDN